TGAGCTTCGGAAAGTGGCATCCACAGAACACTGCTCCACCATTGATTGGTGGGAAACGGTGGACGTAGCGTATCTACCACATAGACAGTCTCCGGAGGCCGCCGCGCACCGGCCGGGGCCACTCGTGCGTAGCTCCCCGCTCCCACACGCTCAACGGATGGCATCGCGGGCAGTTCACTCGCCAGCACGGAAGGCTCGGCAGGCAGCACGAGAAACAGAACGAGACCGGCGAAGGCGACTTTTTCTGGGAGCACGTTTCGATTGGTCGCGGTTCGTTGAGTACCGATCTTTAGGATCATTGCGACGAGACTCTTTCATCCAACCAATGGGGTCACACATCCGCTTCGTTTATGCAGCCTCTCGTTCCTCAATTTATTTCCGTGCAGACCGTGTGAATACCCCGGAGCACACGATTTGATCGAAAAAACATCGGGATGATAGACACGGAAACGTTATTTTCAAACCGTTTGGCCTAAACTGCCGACTCATGGGGGTGGAATGCTCACGTGCTCTCGTAGCGACGCCACCAGTGCCGCAAACTTCCTGAGCTTAGAATCGGGCAGTGTGTGAGAAAGGCATTCCGCCATCCACGCCAGGCCCGCTGTGGGATCCTGCGAGACCGCCAGATAGACCGGCCCGCCGTACCTCGCGGGAAAGCCCAAACCGCACACGGCTGCCACGTCGATCATGGGCCACTCCTTAACAACGCCCTCTTGAACAAGCGACAATGCTTCCCCCACCATGGCAGCCAGGAGGCGTTCGCTCATTTGTTCCGTCACGCTTGTGGACGGGGTCGTCACCCACGGCGCCAGGAGTTTTTCCACGGTGGAGTCCGTCTCGGGGCTGGCGGTCCAGGAAGTGACGTCACTGTACTGATAGAATCCCCGGCCCGTTTTTCTTCCCAATCGCTTATGCTTGAGCAACGTCACGAGGATGGGGGAAGCTTGAATCCGATCGGGAAACGCCTCCCAGAGAATCCTGCCGGCTGCCCAAACTGTGTCGAGCCCGATTTCGTCCATGATCCGCAACGGTCCCATTGCAAAGCCCACGCGGAGGGCAGATTCATCGAGAGCTGGAATTCCGGCACCGTCGGCAAGTGATCGGAGGGCTTCGTCGAGGTACGCGAAAAGCAGTCGGTTGACGACAAACCCGGGAGAATCGGAAACCGTCAGCGGAAGTTTCCCCAGTGCCAGCGCCTGTCGCATGACAGAGACCGCAAGCAAAGGCTCCGTCTGCCTGTGGCCAATGACTTCTACCACGGGGCGCTCGCGAACCGGATGCAGAAAATGCAACCCCATCAAGCGCTGAGGCCCGCGGAGCTCTTTCGCCAGACGACCCACCGGAATCGTGGACGTGTTCGTGAGAAAAACACGGTCCGGTGGTACCAAATCTTCCAGTTGCTTAAAGATCGCCTGTTTGAGGGGAAGATTCTCGGGCACGGCCTCGATGACGCACGCGCAATCGGCCAGGTGGTGCAAATCCGATGCGCAATGAAGATGTGAGAGAAAAGCGGAAATCTGGCTCGCATCTCTTATTTGAAACTCCAGTTCATGGCGAACGCGCTGCGGTGCGGTGGCCAGTGCCTCGGGGGCATTATCAAAGAGAACCACCTCGCATCCCCGGCGCAGATGGCACGCGGCTATGCTGATGCCCATCAGGCCAGCACCCACAATGCCGACGCGCGAGAATGGCGTCGGGGTGTTCTGAGCCACACACTCAAGGACAGAGGCGAGACTTTCTGGACTGAATGTTTCCGGAATCTGGCCAATGAGGTCTGTTGGTTCCCCCGCCTCACGAATCGCCCGTTGCAAGCACAGCCGGACACTCGACGCTAAATATCTTGTGGCCGCCTCCGGATCGATTACGGGAAGAGTCATTGTGAAGGCATTTCCTTTTTCTGAAATGCTTCATCATTCAAAAAAAAACGAGACAGTTTGCGGGGAGTCCGATCAAGATCGCGAGCAAGCCCTCATCGAGGTTCGGTGACGCTGTCACGAGGCGGGTTGATTGGGTGCGCCCGCCGGAGGTGCGGTGCCGCTTCCACCGGCGCTCGCCGCCAGTGATTGGAGAGCTGTATTCAGCGTATTGAGCGCGGGGGGCAGAAGCCGGACAAGCTCGCTCGCTGGATTCCGGGCACTGGCAGAATCGTTGAGGGCCTTCGTGATACCGTCAAGGGCCGTGTTGAATTTGCCCACGAGCTGATCCTCCGGCTTGCCCGTCAACATACTCCGCACACCTCGAATGCCCTGTTGCGCACACCCCACATAACGCGCAATCTTTCGAGCTTTGAGATTCTCCAAGGAACCACTTTGGCTGGCGGATTGGATGTCCGCCACACACAGGTCGAGCACCATCTTTCCCAAGCTCTGCACCACCGCCAGTGGCGAAACACCCTGGACCTGCGAGTAATCAAGATTTCCCAGTGCGGATGCCGCTGCCAATCGCACCGCCGGCGCCTCGTTCTCGTCACTGACGAAACCGACCAGGAACGTCACATTTTCACCATTGGCACCGGCTTGTCGTGTGGCCGCGAGGACGTCGATGGCGCGAACTCGAAACCATTCGTGAATCTGAGGATCACGGTTTGGGGGCGCGTTTTTATCCCCAGCCAGCTTCCGCAGCAGAGGAATGACCTGCTGGTCCCGCATGTTGGCATCCGGAATGCCACAGGCACAGTGGCGTTCCAGGCCCACAAGTGCCGCCAGCCGCAGGGCATCGGGCTGATTGGTGTCCTGAACGAGGGTAAGCAAAAATGGCAGCGCGGCGGGGAGCGGCGTGGGAGGTTGCATGCCACCACCCGTGGGACGCTCCCGCTCATTCAGTTCACCAATGGCCAGCACTGCACTGACACGGACGGCGGGATCGAGCTGATTATTCTGAGCGAAGTCGCTCAACGTACGGAACGCGATCTGCAGGAGGAGGTCACGCGGAGGCCCACCGCCCCGTGCCGCATTGCCCAGATCGCTCACAATAAGCTGCGACCGTAGCTGCTGGAGTCGCGACCGATTGCTTGCCTTGGTCCAACTTGGGAAAAAGTACTTTTCGTAATAATCCTGAAAAAGCTGCTGGCCATTGGCCACCGCGGAAAAGTTTCCCTCCCGGAGCATTCGTTGCACGGTGGCCGCCTGCTTCGCCAGGCTATCATCGGTAGAAAGCTCGAGATAATTCGGGATAGTCGGGGGGACCGGTTTTTCCTCTGGCTGTTGGGGAGCCGTGCCTGGCAAACCCGGGATTCCGGGCAAGCCGGGAATGGTGGGTGGCGGACTGCCAGGCTGCGTTAACGGAGGTGCCGAACCCGGCGGCTGAGCACCTGTCCATTCGGCAAGAAGTACCCCCAGGCTGACAGCACCCAGGATGCACAACGAGAAGACCACACGCGGACGGATCCGAGAAGACGGTTTTCTGTTCATCTGCCTATCCCGATTAAACTGTGCTTGCCGCGATTTGCGGATATACCCCGGCTATGTTCCAGCGTACTCAACGGCTGTTTCGAGTGTCAAGCGACCGGGAGTCCTGCCGGGTCCCTCGGCAAAACCGACGATGAAGTGCCCCCTCGGCAAGGAATGCGATTCTGTCCCCGGAAAAAACAAAACGGCCGAGACGAAGTGGGAATTCGTCCCGGCCGTCTTCTGAGCTGATCTGATTGAAAACACGATCACATTAGGAAAATGAACGTGACCAGAATGAATAGCGGTATTAGGATACACCCGCTGTAGAGCATGTAACCGAAAAAGCTCGGCATCTTGATGCCGCGTTTTTCGGCGATGGCACGAACCATGAAATTGGGGCCATTTCCGATGTATGTGTTGGCGCCCATGAAGACCGCTCCCAAACTGACGGCCACGAGCAAATCGTGAGCCACACCGGTGCCAGGCGGCACAAGATTTTCTCCGCCCAATGTTCGAGCGGTTTCAAAAAACACCACATAAGTCGGGGCATTGTCCAGGAATGAGGAGAGTGCCCCGGTGGCCCAGAAGAATTGCGCAGGTTCCGTCAGCCCCAATCGGGGACCTTCCACATGCAGGATTTGCAGAGGCGGCTGCATGGTGATGAATATACCGAAGAACAGGGCCGCCACTTCCACAATGGCCCCGTAGTTGAACCGATTGGCCACCCGATTCTCGTGGTCACCAAACATCAGCGACAGAGCCACCATGGCCAGTTGGACCACTTCCCGAAGATATAACGGCGGGTGAATGTTGGTTCCCGGGAAAGGCTTGCTGGGATCCAGAAGGGCTACTCCCAGCACCACACCGACCAGCAGGGGCAGATTGGGCCATAATCCGCGAATCTGGAGACGTCGAACCTGCGTTGTGTCCCGACGAATATCCCGTTTCTCTTCACGGGGATAGAAGTAGAACGTATCCCACAGGAAGTAAATGATCAATAGACCGATGTTGACAAAGGCCCACTCTTTCCACAATTGGAGAGTCCAGAGGAACGGTACCCCACGCAGATATCCGAGGAACAGCGGCGGATCGCCGATCGGGAGCAAACATCCCCCACAGTTGCACACGATAAAGATGAAGAACACCACCGTGTGTGCCACGTGTTTTCGTTCGCTATTTGTGTCAAGCAGAAGACGGATGAGGAGCATGGCGGCCCCTGTCGTCCCCACGAAGCTGGCCAGCACGCCGCCAATGAACATGATGATCACGTTGGTGATCGGTTTCGCACGCAGGTCGCCTTCGATGCGAATTCCCCCACTGATCGTGTAAAGGCTGAAAAGCAGCACAATGAAGGGAATGTACTCGCTGAAAATTGCGTTGGCGAAGACAGCAAAGGTATTGCCCCAGTTGGGACCGGCGGTATTCGGCTGGCTGATATAATGGGCAGGCCAGTGTCCCTCGACCGGCTGCTCATAAACGAACAGGTAGTAGGCCAGTGTGACCAACGCCAAAACTGCTGCCACATAGAAACGGTGGAGATTGCTCTCCCACCAGTGTTCCGTCCAGGGTAAAAGGGGGAAAACCGCAATGATCAATAGAAGAGCCACAAACGGGCTGACCATCCACAGCGGGGGATGCCCCAACACGGCGTGCGCCTCCCCGTGCTCAGCCTCCCCGCCTTGCCCACCCTCGCCAGTCGCTCCATTCTCTTTTTTATGCTCCAAGGACGGCTTTTCCTCGGAACTTTGCGGCTGGGTTGCTTCCGAAGCTGGGAGATTTCCTCGGGCAGACTCGCCTCGCGCAGCTTTGCCCTTCGCCGGATCTCCATGAGTCGCTTCGTCGTGAGAAGCGGCCGATTCCGCCTGTCGTGCCGCGGCCTGGGCCTGGGCGTGCTTCTCGGCTTCAACGATCTTTCGGGTGGCGGCTTGCGGCCAGCCCGCTATCAGGGCAAGGGCGTACAGGACAAATACCACGCACAAGGCCGCAACGACACGACGATTGGTTTCTGGTGACACAGGATGATCGTGCGACATACACCCGTCCTTTGTCTGTTTGTTTCCTCCCAAAGGGTCCTTTCAGGGTTTCGGCGACTGGTGGCCTGTTAAACGCGTCGACCGACCGACTGGCGCCGTTGCATTCGTGATTCATCCGCAAAACCGCGGACTTCGCTGCAGATGCCGGTCGCGGACAGCTCATCCCCTGTAAGCAGACGGCTAGCTTTGAAATGATTCATACAAATATAGGACCAATTTTGTTCGCTGCCGAGGTCCGGCGTTTCCCGAGTGACCTGCGGTGCGACACAACGGCCCGGTGACCCATCAGTAGATGACGAGATATACCGTCAAAGTGGGGAAATCAATTGGAGGAGTAGCTTTAGGAATAGAAAACAAACCGCAGTGGCCGCAAAATTAATACAAACTGCACAAAATATCCTCGATCTCTCCCTGGGTCATCGGTCGCGGATTGCCACTCATGCTTGTACCGAAGGAACCCGCGGCAATTTTTGGGATCATCTCTTGACTGACCCCGATTTCGCGAAGTTTTTGAGGGAGATGCAGATCCGCTCGCAACTGCTCCACGGCCTCGATCAACGCATCAACCGCCGCATCGTCGTTAGGGAAATCTTTCTCCAGGGCATGCCGAGTGAGATAAGCGAGCTCCCGGCCGACAACGGTGCGATTGGCACGAAGGGCCGCCGGGAGCATCATCGCACAGGCCAATCCGTGCGGGATCCCCGCCACCACCCCTAACGCTGCCGCGATTCCGTGAGCCATCCCCAGCCCCGCATTGGCCAGGCAGATTCCTGAGAGCAGGGCAGCCTGGGCCATGGCTTCACGAGCTTCTCGGTGATCAGGTTCTCGATACGCGGTTGTCAGCCACTTGAGCGCCAGACGAAGACCTTCGGGGGCGAGCATTTGGGGGATGGGCTTGCGACGATTGGAAATAAAACTTTCAACCAGTTGGGTAATGGCGTCCATCCCGGAACTGGCCGTAACATGCGGCGGCTGCGTTACGGTCAGCTCGGGATCAACCACCGCAACCAGCGGCACAACCCGATCATCCCGCAGGCTCTTCTTAAAGGGAGGATCCAGGGACGAAATGACAGCATTGCGTGTGGCTTCCGTTCCCGTTCCTGCCGTGGTGGGAACAGCCACCACGGGGAGCGGTGGTTGTGTCAGCTTGAGTCCCCGCCCCACGTTTTCCAGGTAGTCCTGGACCGACTCCCCCTGGGAATTCGTGGCCATTGCTGCAACCGCTTTGGCGAGATCGATGGCCGATCCACCACCGACCGCCAGTAACATGTCACCCGGTCGAAGCCCAATCGAGCGGACCTGTCCGGTGACCGCATCCACGTCACAGACCAGCGGCTCGCGGGAAATTGTGGTCAGGAACTGCCACGTCACTCCGGCTCTTTCCAGCAGTCGCCGCAGATGGTCCAGAACGCCCTGTCTTTCCAGGGTGCGGGAACCACAAATCACGAACACCCTTGTCCCCCACCGCGGTAATTCCTCGGCCAGGTGCTGGCGGCATCCCCAGCCGAAGATGATCTTCCGCGGCATCACGAATTGATACGGCTGAAGCGCGATGGAAAAACCTTTCATTTGCTACTTAGCATCCTGTATCACGATGGCGTGGAGGCCAATTCCTCCAAATAATTCCCCTGCGTTCCGGGCAACTGTACCAAAAGATGATTCCCAGATGCCGCTCGGCGGAATCGCGACCGTTCTTACCGGCAAGGAGTTTATTCTTTCAGGACCGGATCGTCCAATTGTTGTTGAAGCTGCAAGAGCCGCTCTTTTAACTGCGATTTGACATCCCGATGCGCTGGGTCGTTGGCAAGGTTTTTCATCTCCCAGGGATCGTTCTGAATGTCGAAGAGCTGCTCGTGGAATTCATCCTTGACATGGTAGGTGATGTACTTGTAGCGCTCGGTCCGCACAGAACGCTGGAATTCGCGATAGGCACCGAAAACGGCGTCGCGAACCTTCTGTTTTTCTTTTCGCATAATCGGCAGAAGCGATTGGCCTTCCACGCCGTCTGGAAGAGGAATCTGGAAGATATCAGCCACGGTGGGAAAAACGTCAAAAAGATATACCAGGGCATCGCTTTGGCCCACTGGAATGCCGGGTCCAGCAAAAATCAGCGGCACCCGCTGGCTGTGTTCGTACAGGTTTTGTTTGCCCATCAGACCATGCCGTCCCACGGCCAGACCGTTATCCGAAGCGAACACAATGAGCGTGTCCTGAAAATGTCCTGTATTCTGCAGCGTCTCAAGGATCCTTCCAATTTGGGCGTCAAGGTGCGTAATCATGGCGTAGTACTCAGCAATGTGGCGGCGGATATCCTCCGGATTC
This is a stretch of genomic DNA from Thermogutta terrifontis. It encodes these proteins:
- a CDS encoding sodium:proton antiporter translates to MSHDHPVSPETNRRVVAALCVVFVLYALALIAGWPQAATRKIVEAEKHAQAQAAARQAESAASHDEATHGDPAKGKAARGESARGNLPASEATQPQSSEEKPSLEHKKENGATGEGGQGGEAEHGEAHAVLGHPPLWMVSPFVALLLIIAVFPLLPWTEHWWESNLHRFYVAAVLALVTLAYYLFVYEQPVEGHWPAHYISQPNTAGPNWGNTFAVFANAIFSEYIPFIVLLFSLYTISGGIRIEGDLRAKPITNVIIMFIGGVLASFVGTTGAAMLLIRLLLDTNSERKHVAHTVVFFIFIVCNCGGCLLPIGDPPLFLGYLRGVPFLWTLQLWKEWAFVNIGLLIIYFLWDTFYFYPREEKRDIRRDTTQVRRLQIRGLWPNLPLLVGVVLGVALLDPSKPFPGTNIHPPLYLREVVQLAMVALSLMFGDHENRVANRFNYGAIVEVAALFFGIFITMQPPLQILHVEGPRLGLTEPAQFFWATGALSSFLDNAPTYVVFFETARTLGGENLVPPGTGVAHDLLVAVSLGAVFMGANTYIGNGPNFMVRAIAEKRGIKMPSFFGYMLYSGCILIPLFILVTFIFLM
- a CDS encoding 3-hydroxyacyl-CoA dehydrogenase — its product is MTLPVIDPEAATRYLASSVRLCLQRAIREAGEPTDLIGQIPETFSPESLASVLECVAQNTPTPFSRVGIVGAGLMGISIAACHLRRGCEVVLFDNAPEALATAPQRVRHELEFQIRDASQISAFLSHLHCASDLHHLADCACVIEAVPENLPLKQAIFKQLEDLVPPDRVFLTNTSTIPVGRLAKELRGPQRLMGLHFLHPVRERPVVEVIGHRQTEPLLAVSVMRQALALGKLPLTVSDSPGFVVNRLLFAYLDEALRSLADGAGIPALDESALRVGFAMGPLRIMDEIGLDTVWAAGRILWEAFPDRIQASPILVTLLKHKRLGRKTGRGFYQYSDVTSWTASPETDSTVEKLLAPWVTTPSTSVTEQMSERLLAAMVGEALSLVQEGVVKEWPMIDVAAVCGLGFPARYGGPVYLAVSQDPTAGLAWMAECLSHTLPDSKLRKFAALVASLREHVSIPPP
- a CDS encoding iron-containing alcohol dehydrogenase — encoded protein: MKGFSIALQPYQFVMPRKIIFGWGCRQHLAEELPRWGTRVFVICGSRTLERQGVLDHLRRLLERAGVTWQFLTTISREPLVCDVDAVTGQVRSIGLRPGDMLLAVGGGSAIDLAKAVAAMATNSQGESVQDYLENVGRGLKLTQPPLPVVAVPTTAGTGTEATRNAVISSLDPPFKKSLRDDRVVPLVAVVDPELTVTQPPHVTASSGMDAITQLVESFISNRRKPIPQMLAPEGLRLALKWLTTAYREPDHREAREAMAQAALLSGICLANAGLGMAHGIAAALGVVAGIPHGLACAMMLPAALRANRTVVGRELAYLTRHALEKDFPNDDAAVDALIEAVEQLRADLHLPQKLREIGVSQEMIPKIAAGSFGTSMSGNPRPMTQGEIEDILCSLY
- a CDS encoding HEAT repeat domain-containing protein — its product is MNRKPSSRIRPRVVFSLCILGAVSLGVLLAEWTGAQPPGSAPPLTQPGSPPPTIPGLPGIPGLPGTAPQQPEEKPVPPTIPNYLELSTDDSLAKQAATVQRMLREGNFSAVANGQQLFQDYYEKYFFPSWTKASNRSRLQQLRSQLIVSDLGNAARGGGPPRDLLLQIAFRTLSDFAQNNQLDPAVRVSAVLAIGELNERERPTGGGMQPPTPLPAALPFLLTLVQDTNQPDALRLAALVGLERHCACGIPDANMRDQQVIPLLRKLAGDKNAPPNRDPQIHEWFRVRAIDVLAATRQAGANGENVTFLVGFVSDENEAPAVRLAAASALGNLDYSQVQGVSPLAVVQSLGKMVLDLCVADIQSASQSGSLENLKARKIARYVGCAQQGIRGVRSMLTGKPEDQLVGKFNTALDGITKALNDSASARNPASELVRLLPPALNTLNTALQSLAASAGGSGTAPPAGAPNQPAS